Genomic DNA from Salvia miltiorrhiza cultivar Shanhuang (shh) chromosome 1, IMPLAD_Smil_shh, whole genome shotgun sequence:
tttattatttatggCACACTTATCTAATTAAGGTTTAtaatcattttttaatatttatcttGCAATTTTTTAAATACTTTACTACTATTAGAGTTAATTAATCTAAAATTAAAagctatttttattataaattttataaaatagtaaaatcaatGATGTGATACGGTTACATattgtatgaatttttttttttttttttttgatcagacaaagtcatgttagatgttagtagttagttccccatccactccaagaaccaccttatctctccattcaccaaactccaccttatatctccaatcaccaattcgttcccaagaggaatcgaacccgggtcacttcacttaagtgaggacccggtggccagtgggctaagccccctggttcaTATTGTATGAACTTCTAGTCatacaaattacataatatCGTAAGCGTGCgtttattttggttgtaaaatttttatttggaaaatgatagataagaaaagatgagaaaatattatatttttcttctttttgtatCATATGTTTAGTatagatgaaaagatgagaaaatgttgaaaaatattttcgcATCTCTAccataggataatattatccaaaatttgagagaaaatgagtgaaagtAAGCTGTCCGATTAAATATACCATCATGCTCAGAGAAAATTTTCCatgtaaacatgtgaaaatagtggaaaatatgtgaaaatatatatttttttctcattttccatcaaagtaaacacaccctaaatGGCTACTCCGAATATTACCCATTCGCTATGGAAGTTTATAAACATATAAAGATCGATACTGAAACATATCATATCATTGGATCAATAAGTTGATTTATCAACCTTTTAGCCAAAAGGAATAATCTCTCTTGATAAAGTCAGTAGAGCAGGGTAAAAACCATGCATATCCCTAAAACACAAGAAATTGTGCGACATATATAAAATCTTATATGATACACAATTATCGCTGCATGCATAAATTAATTGGTGAATCAAGATTTGATTAATCTAACAAAGTGATCAAGATTGGTTTGGTGCGACTCTCCTTCTCCAAATTCTTTCTCGCATATCTTCCGCAATTCCCTAGCATTTCGGCTAAGCTCTTTCCTCTCCACACTCTCCAAATCCATAAACCCTTTCAAAGTCTTAGCAATTTCATCCCTCTTCAAATTTCTCAAATCAAACCCGGCCCTCTCGGAGAACCTCCATCCAACTCTCCAATCCTCGACAATCGCCTTCGCATTGGACGACTGATCCATtatcaaaggaaaagaaagcACTGGCACGCCAGCTAGCAGTGCTTCTTTAGTCGAGTTCCATCCACAGTGCGTCAAGAAACCCCCCACGGAAGGGTGGGCCAGCACCCTCAGCTGGTCGCACCACTCCACCACTAGGCCCTCATTCCCGGATGTCTCCTGCAAACGAGAGGCGTCTCGTCTAGCCACCCACAAGAATCTTACACCACTCCCCTGCAGCCCAGAAGCGATCTCGTCCATCTGGGCTGCAGGGATGTGCAAGAAACTGCCTAGTGAGATGTACAAAACCGAGCTCGGTGGCTGATGGTCTAGCCATCTCAAGTAATCATTAGTGGAGCTCGTTTTGATGTCTCTTAGCCTCGAATATATAGAGGCGGGGCCGATGGTGTAGATTGACATTGAAGATTTTTGCTTGAGAGCATCGATAACTTGGGCTTCTAGTTCGTAGAAAGATGTGAAAATTAGATGTTTTGTGTTGGAATCATTGGGAAATAATTGCATGAGTTTAGGCAGGGATTCTTGGTCTCGAATGAGTAATGGAAGATCAGCAACACCAACTGGTGGGAGCCCGGGAATATAGTCCACTATGGCTTCTTCGTTAGCTGCCAAAAATACAAGAGTTAAATGATGTTATTTTGTACTCCATCTAtctgtcccattataaatgtctcattttttataATAGAATGTCTTATCACAAATgtttcattccttttttggcaacatattatctctctctatacctaatatttaaacaattttcaaccattcactttatctactaattacatactccctccgtctcacaaaaacatgaacgtttttccatttttgggtgtctcacaaaaacatgaacatttccattttagtacatcatgacccaccactacttttccttaattaattcattactctcacaacaacttttaaagtgggacccatttttcatttactttaactctcaactaacatttcttaaaacccgtgcatttctctttgttcatgtttttgtgagacggatggagtattttttaatcTCTGTGTCCAAAATTAATgggacatttataatgggacggatgaagtaatttTGTAGTATATATCTAATTTTGTTTGCgatttaagtttatttatgaaaataaccACTTTTATATTGTTAAGATTAGAAATAAccaatacaaaaaaaaaatagttattttttttacttgaagtatcattttgtcttcaaTTGACAAATTCAAGACTGAATTCACATTACAAATCTAGtgttttttttattgtgaattgCTATAGGATATAATTCATAACGGGGAATAAGTTTAGTTGTAAATAATCTTATTGAAAAAGCAAttcacaattaaatttattcTTGATCATGAATTGatggataaaatagtaaaaattgcTATTTTTAAAATCTTTTTCACATGAATGGCTAAATTTTATCTATACTATTTTAATATTGCTATCTTATTAGtctaatactctctccgtcccagctgaaatgtcctccttcttttgggcacgctTATTAAGGATGCATTATCTACTTAATCTAGTAGAATATTAAGGAAATTTCaatttctactagattaggcagcATATAAGATTCAATGACATTTCATGGCATAatttcagtttctactagattagggagataatgcatccttaataagcgtgcccaaaagaaggaggacatttcagctgggacggagggagtactattttgtttgttatattattattatcgtcAAATCTAATTTGTTTGGAGAAATTTCAGCCCCGACCTAAGACcgtgcatatatatatagaggagacCGGCCCTTATACTAATACATTGCGAGCTTCCAAATTCCTAAAATATGTTTATTTTCGATTTCTGCAACTACGCCCATATATAAGCTTAAGCTATATGTCAATAGCATTTCAATATACACATGAAATCATCGtaataagaaataaaattaattcattcgaaaaatataaatagaaaaacgaataaacaaataatttaaattacctGACAAATCGAGGGGGTAGTGGCCGTTCTGCACCAGAAGGTCAAAGTGGTAAAACACAGTGTACACCGCCGCCGACATGGTCCACAGGTGAGCCGACGGAATATTCCTTTGGCCGGCGACTTCAAAGACCCACGACAGAAACGCGTCGCCTATAATGAAATCCGGCGGCGGCAGCGATCCGCCATCGAGGAGCTGCTCGAACGGCGCCTGCATTTTAGTGAGAACCGCCACGAAGAAGGCCTGGAGGTCGTCGCCGCGGACCTTCTCCGACGGCACGACGTTGGGGATGGCGGCGAAGGCCACGTTGGGCGGTTTCTCCATGGAATGGAGCAAGCCGAGCCACTCCTCCGTTAGGACGACGGTTATGTGCACGTCGGAGCTCCGGTCGGCCACGGCGGCGCAGAGGCTGAGCATGGGGTTGATGTGGCCGCGGCCAGGGTACGGCATCGCCACCACGTGGATCGGAGCCATGGCGGTTTGGTATCAACCTAAAAAGACAGAtgagtttaattttaattgtgtAAGCAAAACTGTTGTTTTATATTGGCGATCGAATCCCCGTCAACATTTAGACTTCACTTGTCTTAAGCTCTCTTTTTAATATCTCTTCTCAAAACTCAGTTTCTCTTTAAGGTCTTTAGAAGCTGAgtatttaattactatataataaATCATTCTGCTATGACTATTGACTTACATGAAAGtatatttgaataatttaaagaataatttaggtattaatactccctccttaattactatataataaATCATTCTGCTATGACTATTGACTTACATGAAAGTCTATTTGAAtaatttaaagaataatttaagtattaatacttcctccgtcctaaTTCAATAGGCAATGTTTTCTTATTTGGACGTCTCATTTCAATATGTCACTTCCTAAAATAAAAAGTCAATACATGTATTTGATCTTAACATTTTAAAAACCTTAGATGACGAGGAACTAAGAACATTTTATTTAAACcttgagatttatttaaaattgaaaaaacattCAGATTTTAATGAACTCGATTTATTTTCAAAGctagaaatcccaaaattatgctcctatattcctccctaaagcttccctatttaattttaggatctcgattttataaatgcatacaccagattttctattttctacataaaaataataattatgtgtgggtccTACTAATTacaagcttaaaataaatttagggtgagtgtaaatttaagattgaatttaggtaggtgtaaaaatttttgtgggccccatctaatttaggggatctgctcgatgcattttttatttcattttcaattgttttagcctaaatttaaagtcagtgatgcatttaggtgatctgctgaaAGTGCTCTAAGAGTGCTGAGAGAAATATTAACGTAAAAACAAATCGACCATTAgatgtattaattaaattagacatattaaaaaaattgtttaaaaATTGTTTTTATATACTTGTAACAAAAAAATTGGAAATTTTGTTACTGACAGGGATGTTTGAATTTTCAACACAATAAGCTTTTCCTTCCACGGCTGGCCGCTGCTACAAATGCTTTTATAATGGCAAAAACTTGACTATAACTTGGTACCTGATGGAAGTTTGAATCTTGGGTATCTAGTTTCAAGCTTTTGGAAAAATCAATCACAGAATTTTGTCGTTTTAGCCCGAATGATATGCATGGTTATTCCATTCAAATAGCGCCATTAAATTATGTTATAGAGTCTAAAATCTTGTATTCCCTCATTttcaaaaaatagtcctaaaatgACATGATAcagattttaatatatatatatagataatggttttatgaaaaatattactccctccgtcccacgaagcatgacacagtttcctttttggtctgtcccacgaagcatgacacgtttctaaaaatggcaaaaaatttaccctttattcacattttcactttttcacctactacacttaacacacaaaataccaatttcttaattcccgtgccgaaaagaagtgtgtcatgcttcatgggacggagggagtattctcTTTGTCctaataataaagacacacttttTTTATTGAATTGTCCCAATAATATAGAGTCATAGACACATTTCTAAAAGTAGATAAAATTAGAGTATAATTAAAACTTACTAATCTAACACCTAATTTTGGTATTAAACCCTAATTTATTCTTTCATTCTCTCCACTCT
This window encodes:
- the LOC131023557 gene encoding UDP-glycosyltransferase 87A2-like, which encodes MAPIHVVAMPYPGRGHINPMLSLCAAVADRSSDVHITVVLTEEWLGLLHSMEKPPNVAFAAIPNVVPSEKVRGDDLQAFFVAVLTKMQAPFEQLLDGGSLPPPDFIIGDAFLSWVFEVAGQRNIPSAHLWTMSAAVYTVFYHFDLLVQNGHYPLDLSANEEAIVDYIPGLPPVGVADLPLLIRDQESLPKLMQLFPNDSNTKHLIFTSFYELEAQVIDALKQKSSMSIYTIGPASIYSRLRDIKTSSTNDYLRWLDHQPPSSVLYISLGSFLHIPAAQMDEIASGLQGSGVRFLWVARRDASRLQETSGNEGLVVEWCDQLRVLAHPSVGGFLTHCGWNSTKEALLAGVPVLSFPLIMDQSSNAKAIVEDWRVGWRFSERAGFDLRNLKRDEIAKTLKGFMDLESVERKELSRNARELRKICEKEFGEGESHQTNLDHFVRLIKS